The Oscillatoria salina IIICB1 genome contains a region encoding:
- a CDS encoding GMC oxidoreductase, whose product MITDILEMGEQTKLRGQVVVVGSGIAGAEVATHLARHDRQVVLLESGRDRFDPSIQTLNDVIFLGKRHRELNPNSYYHQYLPPELRGVSRVRQFGGTSNVWTGKWKYLQPSDFDGRPWVANSGWPISFSDLLEHYRSAAKDYGFGDLEAEAVRPEIMELRGKLAAKGLKMSSFYWEQTPTRTAIRFGDEMRRSQNLHVILGATATELTLDASCQRVSAVVCRSLEGREIIVEGETIILAMGAFETARILLSSDRQLPGGIGNQHDLVGRFYTDHPKHHTGILKPGNLTREYARELQYAPKPRFCICFALDDATQQEHELLEHVLYLKPIYEKPIERLWRTLRGRPVCRDGNGAIAAYRVKFVTEQAPQKASCLKLGTECDALGQRKLEVDWCFTDQDRRSMAKTLELLTHRFAEVGLGTFDFGDKPPSLENMTDAAHQMGTTRMASRPEEGVVDTDCRVFGTENLYVASSAVFPTGPSYSPTFTILALARRLGQHLLQTTSLTTPLPKGEWILASLGESSRYT is encoded by the coding sequence ATGATTACCGATATTCTCGAAATGGGCGAGCAAACGAAATTGCGAGGGCAAGTTGTTGTGGTTGGCTCTGGTATTGCTGGTGCTGAGGTAGCAACCCATCTGGCGCGACACGATCGCCAAGTGGTGCTTTTGGAAAGCGGACGCGATCGCTTCGATCCCTCGATCCAAACATTAAACGATGTCATATTTCTGGGCAAACGCCATCGCGAGTTAAACCCAAACTCCTACTACCATCAATACCTGCCACCAGAGTTACGGGGAGTCAGTCGCGTGCGTCAGTTTGGCGGTACGAGTAACGTTTGGACGGGGAAATGGAAATACCTGCAACCTTCAGATTTTGACGGTAGACCTTGGGTTGCTAACAGTGGTTGGCCGATAAGCTTCAGCGATCTTTTAGAACACTACCGTTCCGCAGCCAAAGATTACGGTTTCGGCGACTTAGAAGCAGAAGCTGTACGTCCGGAAATTATGGAACTGCGAGGAAAGCTGGCGGCAAAAGGTTTGAAAATGAGCAGCTTTTATTGGGAGCAGACACCCACGCGCACGGCGATACGCTTTGGCGATGAGATGCGACGCTCGCAAAACTTGCACGTTATACTCGGTGCAACTGCCACTGAGTTGACTCTCGATGCTTCCTGTCAGCGCGTGAGTGCGGTTGTTTGTCGTTCTCTTGAAGGTCGAGAAATTATCGTTGAAGGGGAGACAATTATCCTGGCAATGGGAGCGTTTGAAACTGCACGTATTTTACTTTCCTCGGACCGTCAACTTCCTGGTGGAATTGGTAATCAGCACGACTTGGTAGGTCGTTTCTACACTGACCATCCTAAGCACCACACCGGAATACTAAAGCCAGGTAATCTAACTAGAGAATATGCTCGCGAACTGCAATATGCGCCAAAGCCACGTTTTTGCATTTGTTTTGCGTTGGATGATGCCACCCAGCAAGAACATGAGTTGCTCGAACACGTTTTGTACTTGAAGCCCATTTACGAGAAGCCAATAGAACGATTATGGCGCACCTTGCGGGGTCGTCCCGTTTGTCGAGATGGTAATGGTGCGATCGCTGCCTACCGAGTTAAGTTTGTTACCGAGCAAGCCCCACAAAAGGCTAGTTGTCTTAAGCTGGGAACAGAATGTGATGCACTTGGGCAACGAAAGCTGGAGGTTGACTGGTGCTTCACCGACCAAGATCGGCGATCGATGGCAAAAACACTCGAACTCTTAACCCATCGCTTTGCAGAAGTTGGACTGGGAACTTTTGACTTCGGGGACAAACCACCAAGTTTAGAGAACATGACCGACGCAGCCCACCAAATGGGTACAACTCGGATGGCTAGCCGTCCTGAAGAGGGTGTGGTTGACACCGATTGTCGAGTGTTTGGTACTGAAAATCTCTATGTGGCTAGTTCGGCAGTGTTTCCTACTGGACCGTCATATTCTCCTACCTTCACCATCTTGGCGCTCGCACGTCGTCTCGGTCAGCATTTACTCCAGACTACATCGTTGACAACTCCCCTGCCTAAAGGCGAGTGGATTCTCGCTTCGTTGGGAGAGTCTAGCCGATACACATAG
- a CDS encoding glycosyltransferase family 2 protein, with protein sequence MNKPVLSIIIPTYNRPHLLPIAVNSALAQTRADFEVIVVDDASPQPVNLPEHPKLKIIRLPENKGGSAARNVGAKAANGHWITYLDDDDILLPHMAEVSLEALANTTLPKPVAALSGVEVVSEDGWVKKTRIPPTLPKGSHFCLEEIEPEKSFFCKQTMVVEKEVLLSIGGFDESFSSRVHTELFLRLNQVCSLQGIPTVTYQLLSHQSFRVSSDPSRRQVNFHRLISKHRALFEAHPKMFANFIYDHAMKSYDSGQKLEAVKSFSQAMGVHPIHTLGRMVSPFKKALLSRMPKFQQKLLKQN encoded by the coding sequence ATGAATAAACCTGTTCTTAGTATAATTATTCCCACCTATAATCGTCCTCATCTTTTGCCTATCGCTGTTAATAGCGCTTTAGCTCAAACAAGAGCAGATTTTGAAGTTATTGTCGTTGATGACGCTTCCCCGCAACCTGTTAATTTACCCGAACATCCAAAACTGAAAATCATTCGGCTACCGGAAAACAAAGGGGGTTCGGCAGCTCGTAATGTGGGTGCGAAAGCAGCAAACGGTCATTGGATTACTTACTTGGATGATGACGATATTTTACTTCCTCACATGGCAGAAGTTTCTTTAGAAGCGCTGGCTAATACCACTTTACCAAAACCTGTAGCAGCGCTATCGGGGGTTGAGGTAGTGAGCGAAGATGGCTGGGTAAAAAAAACTCGGATTCCGCCAACTTTACCCAAAGGTTCCCACTTTTGTCTCGAAGAGATTGAACCGGAAAAGTCTTTTTTTTGTAAACAGACAATGGTGGTGGAAAAGGAGGTACTTTTGAGTATTGGTGGTTTTGATGAGTCGTTTTCTTCTCGGGTACACACAGAACTTTTTTTAAGACTTAATCAAGTTTGTTCCCTTCAAGGAATACCTACAGTAACTTATCAATTACTTAGCCATCAAAGTTTTCGTGTTTCGAGCGATCCATCCCGCCGTCAGGTTAATTTTCATCGTTTAATTAGTAAGCATAGAGCGCTGTTTGAAGCCCATCCCAAAATGTTTGCTAATTTTATTTACGATCATGCCATGAAATCTTATGATTCCGGTCAGAAGCTTGAAGCAGTTAAAAGTTTCAGTCAGGCAATGGGCGTTCATCCTATTCATACTCTAGGTCGGATGGTTTCGCCTTTCAAAAAAGCTTTGTTAAGTAGAATGCCAAAATTTCAGCAAAAGTTACTTAAGCAAAACTAA
- a CDS encoding glycosyltransferase family 2 protein, translated as MTQEPKVTIVVVPRERFSCTQESLESIYQHTEIPFKLVYVDGNSPAKVRSYLQQQAEEKNFQLLRTDYYLTPNQARNLGLSQVTTDYLVFADNDVVVTPGWLKALLQCAEETEATVVGPLMCQEKPLHEIVHFAGGESHILVDKMGRRRLREKMYKQGKKVKDIYNDLKRTPTELAEFHCVLVRRSIFDKVGLLDEAIMNTKEHLDFCMSLREIGEKVYFEPASIVTYVPGPPLEFTDLHFYMLRWSNAWQMASLNRIRQKWDLAEDGYFQAKYKQQGWRRYGTIIYPLARRLSLGVGSDLLARAIARFEHIFNRYLTNRHAHQQRQRLQSLPKSPSQPHVSLQS; from the coding sequence ATGACACAAGAACCAAAAGTAACAATTGTTGTCGTTCCTCGCGAACGATTTAGCTGTACTCAAGAATCTTTAGAAAGTATCTATCAGCATACCGAAATTCCCTTTAAATTAGTGTATGTTGATGGAAATTCTCCGGCAAAAGTTCGCAGTTATTTACAACAGCAAGCAGAGGAAAAAAACTTTCAACTATTACGCACAGATTATTATCTAACTCCCAACCAAGCTAGAAATTTAGGCTTGAGCCAAGTTACCACAGATTATCTTGTCTTTGCAGATAATGATGTAGTCGTTACTCCAGGGTGGCTAAAAGCGCTTTTACAGTGTGCAGAAGAAACAGAAGCAACAGTAGTTGGACCATTGATGTGTCAAGAAAAACCATTGCATGAAATTGTTCACTTTGCTGGAGGAGAATCTCATATTTTGGTGGACAAAATGGGAAGAAGGCGATTGCGGGAAAAGATGTATAAGCAAGGTAAAAAAGTCAAAGATATTTACAATGACTTAAAACGTACTCCCACAGAATTAGCAGAATTTCATTGTGTTTTGGTTCGTCGCTCCATTTTTGACAAAGTAGGTTTACTTGATGAAGCAATTATGAATACCAAAGAACACTTAGATTTCTGTATGAGTTTACGAGAAATAGGGGAAAAAGTGTATTTTGAACCCGCGTCCATTGTCACTTATGTACCGGGTCCACCTTTAGAATTTACTGATTTACACTTTTATATGCTGCGTTGGAGTAATGCTTGGCAAATGGCGAGTTTAAACCGAATTCGTCAGAAATGGGATTTAGCAGAAGATGGTTATTTTCAGGCAAAATATAAACAACAGGGATGGCGACGTTATGGCACAATTATTTATCCTTTAGCGCGTCGTCTTTCATTGGGAGTAGGAAGCGATTTATTAGCAAGAGCGATCGCGCGTTTTGAGCATATCTTTAACCGTTATCTCACCAACCGTCACGCTCATCAACAGCGTCAAAGATTACAAAGTCTACCTAAAAGTCCATCTCAACCCCATGTCAGTCTCCAAAGTTAA
- a CDS encoding sulfotransferase family protein produces MINLLKSPIVAKNQAGTLPNLIIIGAMKCGTTSLHHYLNSHPQISMSREKELDFFLGKKKWQLGIEWYKSHFVGEAKIYGESSPNYTNYPRWENVPERMYSVIPQAKLIYILRDPVERIISNYIHQYATGKETRSINEALANFEDNSYISRSSYYSQLEQYLKYFPEKNILVITLENLSNQPQLTLEKVGHFLNIEPEFDFSQTTKTLHSSVFKRRKNKWGELLSQTNLFKKIKKMPPEIRYHLEKLIYFPFSEQISRPNLDEKLRARLINYLQKDIERLRKHTGDRFKYWCL; encoded by the coding sequence ATGATTAATCTTCTCAAGTCGCCAATCGTTGCCAAAAATCAAGCAGGAACCTTACCCAATTTGATTATTATTGGTGCAATGAAATGTGGTACTACTAGCCTACATCATTACCTCAACTCTCATCCCCAAATTTCGATGTCACGAGAAAAAGAGTTAGATTTTTTTCTCGGCAAAAAAAAGTGGCAACTGGGAATTGAGTGGTATAAATCGCATTTTGTTGGTGAAGCTAAAATTTATGGAGAGTCTTCACCTAACTATACTAATTATCCACGTTGGGAGAATGTACCAGAGAGAATGTACTCTGTGATTCCCCAAGCAAAATTAATCTATATACTCCGCGATCCAGTTGAGCGAATTATTTCCAATTATATTCACCAATATGCGACTGGAAAAGAAACTCGTTCAATAAATGAAGCTTTAGCAAATTTTGAAGACAATTCTTACATTAGCCGTAGTAGTTACTATAGTCAACTTGAGCAATATTTAAAATATTTTCCAGAGAAAAATATCTTAGTTATTACCTTGGAAAATTTATCAAATCAGCCTCAGTTAACTCTGGAAAAAGTTGGTCATTTTTTAAATATCGAACCAGAATTTGACTTTAGTCAAACTACTAAAACTTTGCATAGTTCGGTTTTCAAGAGAAGAAAAAATAAATGGGGAGAATTATTATCTCAAACTAATTTATTCAAAAAAATTAAAAAGATGCCACCAGAAATTAGATATCATCTGGAAAAATTGATTTATTTTCCTTTTTCTGAGCAAATATCGCGACCTAACTTAGATGAAAAATTACGAGCAAGACTAATTAATTATCTCCAAAAAGATATCGAGCGATTGAGAAAACATACAGGGGATCGATTTAAATATTGGTGTTTATAA
- a CDS encoding glycosyltransferase: protein MRIAFIVTEFPLLSETFILNQITGLLDRGHQVDIYADKRGNINNVHPAVEKYNLLAKTYYLPDIPDNLFYRFIKGLRLGLKLSFQNPQLTLQALNVFKYGNQAISLWLLYTAIPNLDKVYDIIHCQFGHLAFRGMAFRQMNAPSAKLITIFRGYDISTFVKRKGLNIYDELFKQGDFFLANCEFFREKAINLGCHENLIRVHFSGLDCQRFIFKPRYPSPDGIIRIATTGRLVEKKGIEYSIRAIAQQAKINPNLEYNLIGDGELKEELQNLIHNLGIENIVNLLGWKNEREIVEILDKSHLFIAPSVTAKDGNQDAPINVLKEAMAMGLPVISTYHGGIPELVENGVSGFLVPERDVEALAEKLNYLIQNPQQWCEMGKAGRAYVEKYYDLDMLNDKLVQVYQQILNSNLANRDLKSDLVTLSN, encoded by the coding sequence ATGCGAATTGCTTTTATTGTCACCGAGTTTCCGCTTTTATCGGAAACATTTATTTTAAATCAAATAACAGGTTTACTCGATCGCGGTCATCAAGTAGATATTTATGCAGATAAACGAGGAAATATAAATAATGTTCATCCAGCAGTAGAAAAATACAATCTTTTAGCTAAAACTTACTATCTTCCTGATATTCCAGACAATTTGTTTTATCGATTTATTAAAGGATTACGTTTAGGATTAAAACTGAGTTTCCAAAATCCTCAATTAACTTTACAAGCATTAAATGTCTTCAAGTATGGCAATCAAGCTATTTCCCTGTGGTTACTATATACTGCTATTCCTAATTTAGATAAAGTCTACGATATTATTCATTGTCAATTTGGACATCTTGCTTTTCGAGGAATGGCATTTCGTCAAATGAATGCTCCGTCTGCCAAATTAATTACTATTTTTAGAGGTTACGATATCAGCACATTTGTTAAAAGAAAAGGACTTAATATTTATGATGAGTTATTTAAACAAGGTGACTTTTTTTTAGCTAACTGCGAATTTTTTAGAGAAAAAGCGATTAACCTCGGTTGCCATGAAAATTTGATTCGAGTACACTTTTCTGGATTAGATTGTCAGCGCTTTATCTTTAAACCACGCTATCCCTCTCCCGATGGTATAATTCGTATTGCTACCACAGGTCGTTTAGTAGAAAAGAAAGGTATTGAATATAGCATTCGTGCCATTGCTCAACAAGCAAAAATCAACCCTAATTTAGAATATAATCTTATCGGAGATGGGGAATTAAAGGAAGAATTACAAAACCTAATTCATAATTTAGGAATCGAAAATATTGTTAATTTATTAGGCTGGAAAAATGAACGCGAGATCGTTGAAATTTTAGATAAATCTCATCTATTTATAGCCCCTAGCGTGACCGCAAAAGATGGTAATCAAGATGCACCGATTAATGTTTTGAAAGAAGCAATGGCAATGGGATTACCAGTTATCAGTACCTATCATGGAGGAATTCCCGAATTAGTCGAAAATGGAGTTTCAGGTTTTCTCGTACCGGAGAGAGATGTCGAAGCTTTAGCCGAAAAATTAAACTATCTGATTCAAAATCCCCAACAATGGTGTGAGATGGGAAAAGCAGGTCGCGCTTATGTGGAAAAATACTACGATTTAGACATGCTTAATGATAAATTAGTTCAAGTTTATCAGCAAATTCTCAATTCTAACTTAGCCAATCGAGATTTAAAATCAGACTTAGTAACTCTATCTAATTAA
- a CDS encoding lipopolysaccharide biosynthesis protein, with translation MSIKQKAVKGVVWSVIQNWGSQAVSLIVFLILARLLTPEAFGLVALANVFLAFMQIFTEQGFTKALIQRSKLEPEHLDTAFWSNLIGGVLLTIIGFLGAKYIAGIFAQPKLIPILKCLCFLFFVNSIGHVHKAILSRELAFKIMAVRTLIAIFISGLVGIIMAVAGLGVWSIVSQQMVFESVVVLIMWQAVDWRPSFKFSGQHFRDLFSFGINIIGLKFLKFFNKRSDNLLIGYFLGEVALGYYAIAYRVLQVMTQLLIGTSNQVALPTFSKLQEEPERFRQAFYRVTELTSLVAFPAFVGMATLTPELVVSVFGEQWISSIPVMRVLAFAGIIHSLSYFNTSVFMAMGKPIWKLWLTLFEAIFTLIACLLVVKWGIAAVACAYVISIYLVFPIGLGAINRVIGVPILIYLQQFVTPAIATLIMAAVIFLTKYFLVEAIDAKILLIVGTVIGVITYGLAIQLLNPKLFQYLLQLLLMVRSRKKLVK, from the coding sequence ATGAGTATCAAACAAAAGGCAGTTAAAGGTGTAGTTTGGTCAGTAATTCAAAACTGGGGTAGTCAGGCAGTTTCCTTAATTGTATTTTTAATTTTAGCCCGGTTACTAACTCCTGAAGCCTTTGGTTTAGTAGCTTTAGCCAATGTCTTCTTGGCTTTCATGCAAATCTTTACCGAACAAGGTTTTACCAAAGCTTTAATTCAGCGTAGCAAACTGGAACCCGAACACTTAGATACTGCTTTTTGGTCTAATTTAATCGGCGGTGTATTGCTGACAATAATTGGTTTTCTTGGTGCTAAATATATTGCTGGAATCTTCGCTCAACCAAAACTAATACCTATTTTAAAGTGCTTGTGTTTTTTATTTTTTGTCAATTCTATTGGTCATGTACATAAGGCAATTTTAAGTAGAGAACTTGCTTTCAAGATAATGGCAGTTCGGACTCTAATAGCTATTTTTATTAGTGGCTTAGTTGGAATTATTATGGCTGTTGCTGGGTTGGGAGTTTGGAGTATTGTTAGCCAGCAAATGGTTTTTGAATCTGTCGTAGTTTTGATTATGTGGCAAGCAGTTGATTGGCGACCAAGCTTTAAGTTTTCTGGGCAACATTTTCGAGATTTATTTAGCTTTGGTATTAATATAATAGGATTAAAATTTCTAAAATTTTTCAATAAACGTTCCGATAACTTACTAATTGGTTATTTTTTAGGAGAAGTGGCTTTAGGATATTACGCGATCGCCTATCGGGTATTACAGGTAATGACTCAGTTGTTAATCGGAACCAGCAACCAGGTAGCACTACCCACTTTTTCTAAGCTACAAGAAGAACCAGAACGCTTTCGCCAAGCATTTTATCGGGTGACAGAGTTGACTAGTTTGGTTGCATTTCCCGCTTTTGTCGGTATGGCAACATTGACACCTGAGCTTGTGGTATCAGTATTTGGAGAGCAATGGATATCCTCGATTCCCGTCATGCGAGTTCTCGCTTTTGCGGGAATTATTCATTCCCTTTCTTATTTTAATACTTCTGTTTTCATGGCTATGGGTAAGCCAATTTGGAAACTTTGGTTAACTTTATTTGAAGCAATATTTACTTTAATTGCTTGTTTGTTGGTAGTTAAGTGGGGTATTGCGGCAGTTGCTTGTGCCTATGTGATTAGTATATATTTGGTATTTCCTATTGGCTTGGGAGCTATCAACAGAGTAATTGGCGTACCTATTTTGATATACTTACAGCAATTTGTGACTCCAGCGATCGCAACGTTAATCATGGCGGCTGTAATTTTTCTAACTAAATATTTTTTAGTAGAGGCGATCGATGCCAAAATATTACTAATTGTTGGTACGGTTATCGGAGTAATAACTTATGGATTGGCAATTCAATTATTAAATCCTAAATTATTTCAGTATTTGTTACAACTTCTTTTAATGGTTAGGTCGCGCAAAAAACTGGTTAAGTAA
- a CDS encoding sulfotransferase family 2 domain-containing protein, producing MIIKSLKVQAHKFLSSQKPGIIFMHIPKTGGTSVDRSLRIDYGKKNSYKVNPILTSQAVKNVNKKQKVQRKYDKFALRESILLLEMAKGTKYISGHFHFNQDVWEAYQDRYSWTTILRDPVKRYISQYFFDAFKPEDHARVSESLEDFIESVRGKRRGQSYINYFGNFSRQNYTDPNEKLKVAKENLLKFSVVGFLDDLDGFRNELRQKFDLNVKVPHMNKNPVPKPEIKESVRRKIEENCQYDLLLYSYAKEHFS from the coding sequence ATGATAATTAAAAGCTTAAAAGTTCAAGCACATAAATTTTTGAGTTCGCAGAAACCAGGTATTATCTTTATGCACATCCCCAAAACGGGAGGAACATCAGTCGATCGCTCTCTGAGAATTGATTATGGAAAAAAAAATAGCTATAAAGTCAACCCGATATTAACCAGCCAAGCAGTCAAAAATGTTAATAAAAAGCAGAAAGTCCAGAGAAAGTATGACAAATTTGCACTCCGGGAATCTATTTTGCTTCTTGAAATGGCAAAAGGTACAAAGTATATTTCGGGACATTTTCATTTTAATCAAGATGTTTGGGAAGCTTATCAAGATCGGTATTCCTGGACTACAATCTTGAGAGATCCGGTAAAAAGGTATATTTCTCAATATTTTTTTGATGCCTTCAAACCAGAAGACCATGCTAGAGTTAGTGAGAGTTTGGAAGATTTTATTGAATCCGTTAGGGGGAAGCGGAGAGGACAAAGCTACATCAACTATTTTGGCAATTTTTCTCGCCAAAATTATACAGATCCTAATGAAAAATTGAAAGTTGCCAAGGAAAACTTATTAAAATTTAGTGTAGTTGGTTTTTTGGATGATTTGGACGGATTTAGAAATGAATTAAGACAAAAGTTCGACCTGAATGTGAAGGTTCCACATATGAATAAAAATCCGGTTCCTAAACCCGAAATCAAGGAATCAGTTCGACGGAAGATAGAAGAAAATTGTCAGTACGACTTGTTATTGTATTCCTATGCTAAAGAACACTTTTCATAA
- a CDS encoding NAD(P)/FAD-dependent oxidoreductase has protein sequence MQHHSAVIIGAGPAGLTAAYELVKHGIKPVVLEKATQVGGISRTEVYKGYRFDIGGHRFFTKVTEVQQLWQEVLADEFIKVPRLSRIYYDGKFFSYPLEATNALSNLGIINSSLILASYVKAKLFPHPVEENFEQWVSNRFGERLYQTFFKTYTEKVWGIPCTKIQADWAAQRIKGLSLKKAMTNALFKTNDTKTLIKEFDYPILGPGMMWERFQQIIESKGAPVYLNTGVVSIQREGKQIKSITAVKDGENFHISGDNFISSMPVTALVKNLNPPPPEPVLKAAQGLKYRDFLIVSLIINEKHLFPDNWIYIHSPEFQVGRIQNFKNWSPAMVPNASKTCLGMEYFCSEGDQIWELADTELIDLASNEIVNLGLLDDIKKIEDGVVIRQHKAYPVYDGEYRQHLKVIQDYLQTFENLQTVGRNGMHRYNNQDHSMLTALLAAKNLLGENHDLWNVNTERSYHEEFTKEQWKNRQNPELVAMK, from the coding sequence ATGCAACACCATTCTGCTGTAATCATCGGTGCCGGACCTGCGGGCTTAACCGCAGCTTACGAACTAGTTAAACATGGCATTAAACCAGTAGTCTTAGAAAAAGCAACTCAAGTCGGCGGCATCTCGCGTACCGAAGTCTACAAAGGCTATCGCTTCGATATTGGCGGACATCGATTTTTTACCAAAGTTACCGAAGTTCAACAACTTTGGCAAGAAGTTCTTGCCGATGAATTTATCAAAGTTCCTCGCCTCTCCAGAATCTATTACGACGGCAAATTTTTCAGCTATCCACTAGAAGCAACCAACGCCCTTTCTAACTTAGGAATTATCAATAGTTCCCTCATCTTAGCCAGTTATGTAAAAGCAAAATTATTCCCCCATCCCGTCGAAGAAAACTTTGAACAGTGGGTAAGTAATCGCTTCGGCGAACGTCTTTACCAAACCTTCTTCAAAACCTACACCGAAAAAGTTTGGGGCATTCCCTGTACGAAAATTCAAGCAGATTGGGCAGCACAAAGAATTAAAGGCTTATCCCTGAAAAAAGCCATGACTAATGCTTTGTTTAAAACCAACGACACCAAAACCCTAATCAAAGAATTTGACTACCCTATCCTCGGACCAGGCATGATGTGGGAGCGTTTTCAACAAATAATCGAAAGTAAAGGCGCTCCAGTTTATCTTAATACAGGTGTCGTCAGCATTCAAAGAGAAGGTAAACAGATTAAAAGTATTACCGCAGTTAAAGATGGCGAAAACTTTCACATTAGCGGCGATAATTTTATCTCCAGTATGCCCGTAACTGCCTTAGTTAAAAATCTTAATCCACCACCACCAGAACCAGTATTAAAAGCCGCCCAAGGCTTAAAATACCGCGACTTCTTAATTGTTTCGCTCATCATCAACGAAAAACACTTATTCCCCGATAACTGGATTTACATTCATAGCCCAGAATTTCAAGTAGGACGCATTCAAAACTTCAAAAATTGGAGTCCAGCAATGGTTCCTAATGCTAGTAAAACTTGCTTAGGTATGGAATACTTTTGTAGCGAAGGCGACCAAATTTGGGAACTAGCCGATACAGAATTGATTGACCTTGCCAGCAACGAAATAGTTAATCTTGGTTTGCTCGATGATATTAAGAAAATTGAAGACGGAGTAGTTATTCGCCAGCACAAAGCTTATCCTGTTTATGACGGTGAATATCGCCAACATTTAAAAGTTATTCAAGATTACTTACAAACTTTTGAGAATTTACAAACAGTTGGTCGGAATGGTATGCACCGTTACAATAATCAAGACCATTCTATGCTAACTGCACTACTAGCAGCCAAGAATTTACTCGGAGAAAACCATGATTTGTGGAACGTTAATACCGAACGTTCTTATCACGAAGAATTCACCAAAGAACAATGGAAAAATCGGCAAAACCCCGAATTAGTAGCAATGAAATAA
- a CDS encoding glycosyltransferase: MNDFSPFVSVIVPVYNHAEHLKLCLAALARQTYPKNCYEVIVIDNGSDDAENIKKIVNQFTQTCFTSESTPGSYAARNQGLSIAKGEIIAFTDADCIPNHNWLEKGVENLQKVPNCGLVAGKIELFFQNMVQPTPVELYESITAFPQEKLLAEKHGGATANIFTFKKVFDRVGKFNNTLKSNGDLEWGYRVYQQGYPQIYAEDVRVLHPARTSWKQLYFRSIRLAAGSYDRQLQQTSSKLQKQLIFLINLSKNLVPPVMFIINSWRNTQLSGFNQKLQVCLAMFFVRYVTALEIIKLQLGSVSARI, translated from the coding sequence ATGAATGATTTTAGCCCATTTGTATCAGTCATCGTTCCCGTTTACAATCATGCGGAACATCTCAAACTTTGTTTAGCAGCACTCGCTCGTCAAACCTATCCGAAAAATTGCTACGAAGTAATAGTTATTGATAATGGTTCTGATGATGCAGAAAATATCAAAAAAATAGTCAATCAATTTACTCAAACCTGCTTTACTTCTGAAAGTACCCCCGGTTCTTATGCCGCTCGCAATCAAGGATTATCAATAGCCAAAGGAGAGATTATTGCCTTTACCGATGCTGATTGTATTCCTAACCATAATTGGCTCGAAAAAGGAGTAGAAAATTTACAGAAAGTGCCTAATTGTGGGTTGGTAGCAGGGAAAATTGAACTATTTTTTCAAAATATGGTTCAACCTACACCTGTGGAACTTTATGAAAGTATTACAGCATTTCCCCAAGAAAAACTCTTAGCAGAAAAACATGGTGGTGCTACTGCTAATATTTTTACTTTCAAAAAAGTTTTCGACCGTGTGGGTAAATTTAATAATACTCTCAAATCTAATGGAGATTTAGAGTGGGGATACCGAGTTTACCAACAAGGATACCCTCAAATTTATGCTGAAGATGTTCGCGTACTTCATCCAGCAAGAACGTCCTGGAAACAATTGTATTTTAGGTCAATTCGTTTAGCAGCAGGTAGCTACGATCGCCAACTTCAGCAAACATCTTCAAAACTACAAAAACAGTTAATATTCTTGATTAATCTGTCAAAAAATTTAGTTCCTCCTGTAATGTTTATTATTAATTCTTGGAGAAATACTCAACTTTCGGGATTCAACCAAAAATTGCAAGTTTGTTTAGCTATGTTTTTTGTCAGATATGTAACTGCCTTAGAAATTATTAAACTGCAATTAGGTAGCGTATCAGCTAGAATTTGA